A region of Aminivibrio sp. DNA encodes the following proteins:
- a CDS encoding hydroxymethylglutaryl-CoA lyase: protein MAFLTLPDKVEIMEVCPRDGFQSVKEFIPTEHKVAIIDGLAGTGISSMEVTSFVSPKAIPQMADAADVLAEFKKKWKGKVTSIALIPNLRGAEGAMASGVDWMNFVISASEAHNQANTKRTVDESIAEMEKVAALKGSTKLRVSVATAFACPFAGPVAPEKVVRVIDRALEAGADGITMADTIGTADPKYLTSTLSVIREKYGDYPFTLHLHDTYGMALANMVAAMGLGIASFDAAAGGLGGCPFAPGAAGNAATEDMVNMAERMGISTGIDILKVLSVVRTMESVYGLKINSHLAATKMGRDGGEGCCSQEADN, encoded by the coding sequence ATGGCCTTCCTGACCCTCCCCGACAAGGTCGAAATCATGGAGGTCTGCCCCCGGGACGGCTTCCAGAGCGTGAAAGAGTTCATCCCCACGGAGCACAAGGTGGCCATCATCGACGGCCTGGCGGGAACGGGCATCTCCTCCATGGAAGTGACCTCCTTCGTCAGCCCGAAGGCCATTCCCCAGATGGCCGACGCCGCCGACGTTCTGGCTGAATTCAAAAAAAAGTGGAAGGGAAAGGTCACCTCCATCGCCCTCATTCCGAACCTCCGGGGGGCCGAAGGTGCCATGGCCTCCGGCGTGGACTGGATGAACTTCGTCATATCCGCCAGCGAGGCCCACAACCAGGCGAATACGAAACGAACTGTGGACGAATCGATAGCGGAGATGGAAAAGGTCGCCGCCCTGAAGGGATCCACGAAGCTGCGGGTTTCCGTGGCCACCGCCTTCGCCTGCCCCTTCGCCGGACCGGTCGCGCCTGAGAAAGTCGTCCGGGTCATCGACAGGGCCCTTGAGGCCGGGGCGGACGGCATCACCATGGCCGACACCATCGGAACCGCAGACCCGAAATACCTGACATCCACCCTCTCGGTCATCCGGGAGAAATACGGCGACTACCCCTTCACCCTTCATCTTCACGACACTTACGGCATGGCCCTGGCAAACATGGTCGCCGCCATGGGACTCGGCATCGCGTCCTTCGACGCGGCCGCCGGCGGACTGGGCGGGTGCCCCTTCGCACCGGGAGCGGCGGGAAACGCCGCCACCGAGGATATGGTCAACATGGCGGAGCGCATGGGGATTTCCACGGGCATCGACATTCTCAAGGTGCTTTCCGTGGTGCGGACCATGGAATCGGTCTACGGTCTGAAGATCAACAGCCACCTGGCGGCGACGAAAATGGGCCGGGACGGCGGCGAGGGATGCTGTTCCCAAGAAGCTGACAATTAG
- a CDS encoding CaiB/BaiF CoA transferase family protein — protein MMTRKGALEGLRVLDLTRVLAGPFCTMMFADMGAEIIKVEQAGTGDDTRQMGPFKNGESAYYMNLNRNKKGITLNLKNPKGKAIFLDLVKQVDVVIENFRPGVMEKLGLGYEDLKKVNPAIIYAAISGFGHTGRYNQRPGYDIISQAMSGLMSTTGWPGGEPTRTGTAMGDVLGGLSCAIGILAAVFNKIQTGEGQKVDVALVDSAVASLEIINMIYLVEGRIPQRIGNRYESTYPYDSFRGSDGSLVIGAGNDKLWVSLCKVMGKPELAEDPRYLRVPDRVARHEEIKAIVEEWSTKLTVDEIYEKVNNAGIPCAPIYNIEQVVNDPHIAEDREMFVEMDHPIAGKLKVTGSHIKLSGTPSGLRTPSPTLGQHNGEVLGELLGMTEDDLKVLREEGAI, from the coding sequence AAAGGAGCCCTCGAGGGACTTCGTGTTCTCGACCTCACCCGGGTGCTTGCCGGGCCCTTCTGCACCATGATGTTCGCCGATATGGGGGCGGAGATCATCAAGGTCGAACAGGCAGGCACCGGTGACGACACCCGCCAGATGGGACCGTTCAAGAACGGCGAAAGCGCCTATTACATGAACCTCAACAGGAACAAGAAAGGCATCACCCTGAACCTGAAGAACCCGAAGGGGAAGGCCATCTTCCTCGACCTGGTGAAACAGGTGGACGTGGTGATCGAGAACTTCCGTCCCGGGGTCATGGAAAAGCTCGGCCTCGGCTACGAGGATCTGAAAAAAGTCAACCCGGCAATCATCTACGCCGCCATTTCCGGTTTCGGTCACACGGGCCGCTACAACCAGCGTCCCGGTTACGACATCATCTCCCAGGCCATGAGCGGTCTCATGAGCACCACCGGCTGGCCGGGGGGCGAACCCACCCGCACCGGCACCGCCATGGGGGACGTTCTCGGGGGCCTTTCCTGCGCCATCGGCATCCTTGCGGCGGTGTTCAACAAGATCCAGACCGGTGAGGGGCAGAAGGTGGACGTAGCCCTGGTGGACTCGGCGGTGGCCAGTCTCGAGATCATCAACATGATCTACCTGGTGGAAGGCCGAATCCCCCAGCGCATCGGCAACCGGTACGAATCCACCTACCCCTACGACTCCTTCCGGGGCTCCGACGGCAGTCTGGTCATCGGCGCCGGGAACGACAAGCTCTGGGTCAGTCTTTGCAAGGTCATGGGAAAACCGGAACTTGCCGAAGACCCCCGGTATCTTCGCGTTCCCGACCGCGTGGCCAGGCACGAGGAAATAAAAGCCATCGTGGAGGAATGGTCCACCAAGCTCACGGTGGACGAGATCTACGAAAAGGTCAACAATGCGGGCATTCCCTGCGCTCCCATCTACAACATCGAGCAGGTGGTCAATGACCCCCACATCGCCGAGGACCGCGAGATGTTCGTGGAGATGGACCATCCCATTGCGGGCAAACTGAAGGTGACGGGAAGCCACATCAAGCTCTCCGGCACTCCATCGGGCCTGCGTACCCCCTCCCCGACCCTCGGCCAGCACAACGGGGAAGTGCTCGGGGAACTGCTCGGAATGACCGAAGACGATCTGAAGGTCCTCCGGGAAGAGGGGGCGATCTGA